One window of Artemia franciscana chromosome 16, ASM3288406v1, whole genome shotgun sequence genomic DNA carries:
- the LOC136036781 gene encoding TATA box-binding protein-like 2, which translates to MPYNLNINSNSSDNSNTHQLPTNEKQIDKIHQVGSEYDSASGYWLPSDFSGQYQLPNHIELMAETHQVCSGYGSSHDYSLLNQNGPRLGFRLSESDRYQLPSIIEQIGNYYQVGCEYESSSDYHLPSQFRPQLEPAHFLDKYQITRSTKEINRNNQVGNRYDSSLDQPSPHRTLQLNFKAVKRKPASVPSALACITIQGIQLNYKYNNVACKFTVDCVLDLKKIAEKQNNLWLFRDKLRLLIRRPRVFATFRPNGGAFVSGLFPPDEAEKICRRFARIIQRTGFNCHFRRFRIVNVGISTKLPFKLTDNIYSDLKGLNPSTGIKVIRCASKPGTSIKINRTINLTVHGNGAILFRGKSLADFESGLNKIYPYLWNARKTD; encoded by the coding sequence ATGCCTTATAACTTGAATATAAATAGTAATAGTTCAGATAATTCAAATACACATCAACTACCGACTAATGAAAAACAGATTGATAAGATCCATCAAGTAGGTAGCGAATATGATTCTGCATCAGGCTATTGGTTACCGTCAGATTTTTCAGGGCAATATCAGCTACCGAACCATATAGAGCTGATGGCCGAAACTCATCAAGTATGCAGTGGATATGGTTCTTCACATGACTATAGTCTATTAAACCAGAATGGTCCCAGATTAGGTTTCAGACTGTCCGAGTCAGATAGATATCAATTGCCGAGTATTATAGAACAAATTGGTAATTATTATCAGGTAGGTTGCGAATATGAGTCTTCGTCAGACTATCACCTACCATCCCAATTTCGTCCCCAATTGGAACcagcacattttttagataaatatcaaataacgAGATCTACAAAAGAAATCAATAGGAATAATCAAGTAGGTAATAGATACGATAGCTCATTGGATCAGCCATCACCTCATCGCACTCTCCAATTGAATTTCAAAGCAGTCAAAAGAAAACCCGCATCAGTCCCATCTGCGTTAGCTTGCATAACAATCCAAGGTATACAGTTGAATTACAAATATAACAACGTGGCTTGCAAATTTACAGTCGACTGCGTCTTAGACTTGAAAAAAATAGCCGAAAAGCAAAATAATCTATGGCTTTTTCGGGACAAGCTACGGCTCTTGATAAGAAGACCCAGGGTATTTGCCACTTTTCGACCAAATGGAGGGGCTTTCGTATCTGGTTTATTTCCACCAGATGAGGCGGAAAAAATATGCCGCAGGTTTGCGAGAATAATTCAGAGGACTGGTTTCAATTGCCACTTTCGAAGATTTAGGATCGTAAATGTAGGAATTTCCACTAAACTACCGTTCAAATTAACAGACAATATTTATTCTGATCTTAAGGGTCTTAACCCCTCAACTGGCATTAAAGTTATCAGATGTGCGAGCAAACCTGGGACTTCAATTAAAATTAACCGAACTATAAATTTAACCGTTCATGGAAATGGCGCCATTTTATTTCGAGGAAAAAGTCTTGCCGACTTTGAGTCTGGCTTGAACAAGATTTATCCGTACCTGTGGAATGCACGCAAAACTGACTGA